In Mycobacterium sp. Aquia_216, a genomic segment contains:
- a CDS encoding cytochrome P450, with amino-acid sequence MSSYESIDFFTDQSLVPDPHPYFDYLRSQNPVLRLPHYGVVAVTGYAEATEVYKDPETFSNIVALGGPFPPLPFEPEGDDISPLIDQHRGSFPMNEHMVTMDPPDHTKARSVLSRLLTPSRLKHNEEFMWRLADRQLDEFLGTGECEFIAEYSKPFATLVIADLLGVPEEDHKEFRSVLGADRPGARVGALDHESVGINPLEWLDDKFCSYIEDRRSNPREDVLTALATAKYPDGSTPEVIEISRSATFLFAAGQETTAKLLSAALQVIGDRPDIQQELRDDRSLIPGFIEESLRMDSPVKSDCRLARKATSVGGVDIAPGTVVMVLPGAANRDPRRFENPHEFDIRRKNVREHMAFARGVHSCPGGPLARVEGRVSIERILDRMPGIEINEAHHGPAADRRYNYEPTYILRGLSELHLSFTTADAVAPVG; translated from the coding sequence ATGAGCAGCTACGAGTCGATCGACTTCTTCACCGATCAGTCTCTGGTTCCAGATCCGCACCCCTACTTCGACTATCTGCGCAGCCAGAATCCGGTGCTGCGCCTGCCGCATTACGGGGTCGTCGCCGTCACCGGTTATGCGGAAGCCACCGAGGTCTACAAGGACCCGGAGACCTTCTCCAACATCGTCGCGCTCGGCGGGCCGTTCCCGCCGCTGCCTTTCGAACCCGAAGGCGACGACATCAGCCCGCTGATCGATCAGCACCGCGGTTCGTTTCCGATGAACGAGCACATGGTCACGATGGATCCGCCGGACCATACGAAGGCCCGATCGGTGCTGAGCAGGCTGCTGACGCCGAGCCGGCTCAAGCACAACGAGGAGTTCATGTGGCGCCTCGCCGACCGCCAACTCGACGAGTTCCTCGGCACCGGCGAGTGCGAGTTCATCGCCGAGTACTCCAAGCCGTTCGCCACCTTGGTGATCGCCGATCTGCTCGGCGTTCCCGAGGAGGATCACAAGGAGTTCCGCTCCGTCTTGGGAGCAGACCGTCCCGGCGCCCGGGTCGGGGCACTTGACCACGAATCGGTCGGCATCAACCCATTAGAGTGGCTCGACGACAAATTCTGTTCCTACATCGAGGACCGTCGCAGCAATCCACGCGAGGACGTACTGACCGCGCTCGCGACGGCGAAATATCCAGACGGATCCACTCCAGAGGTCATCGAAATCTCTCGCTCGGCCACGTTCCTTTTCGCCGCCGGACAGGAGACCACGGCCAAACTGCTCAGCGCCGCGCTCCAGGTCATTGGTGACCGCCCCGACATACAACAGGAGCTTCGCGACGACCGCAGCCTGATTCCCGGGTTCATCGAGGAATCCCTGCGCATGGACAGCCCCGTCAAGAGCGACTGCCGGCTGGCCCGCAAGGCCACCTCCGTAGGCGGGGTCGATATCGCCCCGGGCACCGTTGTGATGGTGCTGCCGGGGGCGGCCAATCGCGACCCGCGCCGGTTCGAGAACCCGCACGAGTTCGACATCCGCCGCAAGAATGTCCGCGAGCACATGGCCTTTGCCCGCGGTGTGCACTCCTGCCCGGGCGGACCGCTGGCCCGAGTGGAGGGACGGGTCTCCATCGAACGCATCCTGGATCGGATGCCAGGCATCGAAATCAACGAAGCCCACCACGGGCCGGCCGCCGATCGCCGGTATAACTACGAGCCGACTTACATCCTGCGCGGCTTGAGCGAACTACACCTGTCGTTCACGACCGCAGACGCGGTCGCGCCCGTGGGCTGA
- a CDS encoding cytochrome C oxidase subunit IV family protein has product MKFNKRLLVVWVILASLTLGYLVIDHSVDGSLKSSAVVTSSVIVIALIKVRIIFREFMEVRNAPVLLCRLTDAWVVMMAVAMLGCYFVGLQIR; this is encoded by the coding sequence GTGAAATTCAACAAGAGGCTACTCGTGGTGTGGGTGATCCTAGCGTCGCTCACCCTTGGTTACCTGGTGATCGACCACTCGGTCGACGGGTCGCTGAAATCCAGTGCGGTGGTGACATCGAGCGTCATCGTGATCGCGCTTATCAAGGTGCGCATCATCTTTCGTGAGTTCATGGAGGTGCGAAACGCCCCGGTCTTGCTGTGCCGGCTCACCGACGCCTGGGTGGTCATGATGGCCGTCGCAATGCTCGGCTGTTATTTCGTCGGACTGCAGATCCGTTAG
- a CDS encoding cytochrome c oxidase subunit 3 family protein, which translates to MTDLAEKRTRAGAVPGQPDMWAFVLFETLVFTGYFGFYMFARARNAELFVNSQAHLDVRIGVFNTLVLLLSSWSVARCVQSSRAGEYRAALRDVFITAAFAAVFLFFKVFEWARLVGSGNGLDSNDFFTYYFFLTGIHFVHLLIGFVVLGVIVYQLRSPARRERKFQENIETCATYWHTVDFLWVLIFALLYVVR; encoded by the coding sequence GTGACCGACCTGGCCGAGAAGCGCACACGCGCCGGGGCCGTGCCGGGCCAGCCCGACATGTGGGCGTTCGTATTGTTCGAGACCTTAGTATTCACAGGGTATTTCGGCTTCTACATGTTTGCCCGCGCTCGCAACGCCGAACTCTTCGTGAACTCCCAGGCACACCTGGACGTGCGCATCGGTGTTTTCAACACCCTCGTCTTACTACTGAGCTCGTGGTCGGTGGCGCGGTGTGTTCAGTCGTCGCGCGCCGGCGAGTACCGGGCGGCGCTGCGAGACGTGTTCATCACGGCCGCATTCGCCGCGGTGTTCCTCTTCTTCAAGGTTTTCGAGTGGGCCCGGCTGGTCGGCAGCGGAAACGGGTTGGACAGCAACGACTTCTTCACCTACTACTTCTTTCTGACCGGGATCCACTTCGTTCACCTGCTGATCGGCTTTGTCGTCCTCGGCGTCATCGTCTACCAACTCCGGAGTCCGGCGCGCCGGGAGCGCAAGTTCCAGGAAAACATTGAAACCTGCGCCACCTACTGGCACACCGTCGACTTCTTGTGGGTGCTCATCTTCGCGCTGCTGTACGTGGTGAGGTGA